The DNA segment CGCCGTAGTGCCCGACCATGCCCTTGTCGAGGACCTTGGTGGTACTGACGCCCTCCGCGATCGGCGCCACCACGTCCAGCTTGGGTATGTGCAGGATGGCGAAGCCCTGTCCGGGCGCGAAGACCCCCGGATTGCGCTTGCCGTTCGCCCAGTCGTCCTGGAGGTGATGGGCCTCGCTGCCGGCCTGCGCGTGCGCGCGGACGTTGGTCCACCACAGCTGGTAGGTGACGAACAGCAGCATCAGCACACCGGTGGTGATGAACACCTCGCCGATCGCGCGGCTCGCGATCACGCCGGGCCCCGGCTTGGCCAGCCGCGCCCGCCGCCGGGCCTCGACGCGGGTCAGCGGCCGGTCCGGATCGTCCTCGGCCCAGGCCGGGGGTCCCCGGCCGCGGGCGCACCGGAGACCGTACGCGCGGCCACCGGGTCCTGCCGGCCGCCACGGCGCCCGCCGCGCCGCTTGGCGGCCTTTCTGCGGGCCGCACGGCCGCCGGGGGCGGGGACGGGGCCGGAGGGGTCCGCCGGGGCTCCAGAGGCCCCTGCGGGCCCCGCGGACGACGGATCGGCGACCCGCAGGGCCATCGTCTCCGCGTCGGAGGGAGGTTCGCAGGGCGCACCGCCGGGGGACGCGTGCGGTTCCCCGCCGCCGTACACGTCCTCGCGCTCGGGGCGCAGGGCGGTCACGCCGTGGCCCTGCCCACCACCGGGGCGAGCCCCGCCGACCTCGCCACGGCACCCTGGTCGCCGCACTCCGCCAGCCAGTTGGCCAGCATCCGGTGCCCGTGCTCGGTCAGCACCGACTCCGGGTGGAACTGCACACCCTCGACGGGCAGCTCACGGTGGCGCAGGCCCATGATGATGCCGTCGTGCGTACGGGCCGTGACCTCCAGCTCGGCCGGGACCGTCGCGGGCTCGGCGGCCAGGGAGTGGTAGCGGGTCGCGATGAAGGGGGAGGGCAGCCCGGCGAAAACGCCCTTGCCCCGGTGCTCGACCGGGGAGGTCTTGCCGTGCAGCAGCTCGGGCGCCCGGTCCACCACGCCGCCGTACGCCACCTGCATCGACTGCATGCCCAGGCACACGCCGAAGACCGGCACCCCGGTGGCCGCGCAGTGCCGGACCATGTCCACGCAGACGCCGGCCTGCTCGGGGGCGCCGGGCCCGGGGGAGAGCAGGACGCCGTCGAAGCCGTCCTGCGCGTGGGCGGTCGACACCTCGTCGTTGCGCAGCACCTCGCACTCGGCGCCCAGCTGGTACAGGTACTGGACGAGGTTGAAGACGAAGCTGTCGTAGTTGTCCACGACGAGAATGCGCGCGCTCACTGGTTGTCCACCGTCACATCGTTGAAGGGCAGCAGCGGCTCGGCCCACGGGAAGACGTACTGGAACAGGACGTAGACCACCGCCAGGACCAGGACGACGGAGACCAGCAACTTCACCCACACGTTTCCCGGCAGATGCCGCCAGAACCAGCCGTACATGCCGTCCTTGCCGTCCCTTCCGTATCCCTACGGCACCAGACACACGCCGTACGTCACCAGACTAGCGGCGCAGCGCGTCCGGTTCGCCTGACTCCACGGGCCGGGTGGAGTCCAGATGCGCCCAGACGATCAGCCGGTGACTGTGGCCCCACTCGGGATCGCACGTGGTCAGGGTCAGATAGCGGCCCGGACGCGGGTAACCGGACTTCTCTGGCACAGGGTCGATGACGCCGATGTCCGTCGGGACGGTTTTGTAGGGCCCTTTGTCGATCCGATACGTGAACCAGGTGGTCCCGTCGGTGAGCACCACCGCGTCCCCGGGCCGCAGCCGGGGGAAGTCCTTGAGCGGATCGCCGTACGTGCGCCGGTGCCCGGCCACCGCGAAATTGCCCACCTGGCCGAGCCGGGCGGTGCCGCCGTAGTGCGCGAGCCCCTTCGCGAGCACGTCCCGGCCGGTGCCTTCGAGGACGGGCTTGTTCCACGTGGAACCGAGCCGGGGGATGTACATGATCGCGAAGGGCCTGCCGTAGTGGTACGGCGCCGGGGGCGGGGGCGCGGCGGCGGGGTCCGCCGGAGCCGCGGTGGCCGTCGCGGCCGGCACGCTGCCCGTCGACCACTGCCGGTGCAGCTGGTCGATCTGGTCGTCCATGGCGCCGTCGGCGCGTACGCCGGTCCAGAAGAGGACGTAGGCGACGAAGAGCACGATCAGGGTGCCCGCGGTGACGCACAGCTCGCTGAGGGTCCTCACGATCAGGCGCACCGGCGGCTCCTGGGCGGGCGGCTACTGCACGGGCTTCGCGTAGTGCAGGTCCACTGTGCCGGAGTAACCCGGAAGAGTCACCGTGCCGTCGTCGGTGACTTTCCAGCCGAGGCCGTAGACGTTGACGTAGACCATGTAGGTCTGGATCGCCTTGCTGTCCGCGAGCGACTGCTGGAGCCGCCCCGGGTCCCCGATCGCCGTGATCTTGTACGGCGGTGAGTAGACGCGCCCCTGGAGGATCAGCGTGTTGCCGACGCAGCGGACCGCGCTGGTGGAGATCAGCCGCTGGTCCATGACCTTGATGCCCTTGGCGCCGCCCTGCCACAGGGCGTTCACCACGGCCTGGAGGTCCTGCTGGTGGATGACCAGGTAGTCGGGCTGCGGCGGGGGGTAGCCGGGGAGCTTGGCGGTGGCGTTGGGCGGGGCGTCGTTCAGGGTGACGGTGACCGCCTTGCCGGTGAGCTCCTGGGTGCCCGCGCTCTTCTCCAGGCCGGTCAGCCGCCGGTCCTGGGCCTTGGTGCTGCCGCCGTCGCTCTTCGCCAGGGACTCCACGCCGTCGCGCAGGGAGGCGTTGGACTCGTCCAGGTCCTTGTTCTTGCGGCTGCGCTGCTGGATCAGGTCGGACAGCTTCAGCAGGGAGCCGTCCTGGCGGATGTCGGTGCCCTTGGCCGTGTCGAAGCTGGTGAAGAAGATCAGGCCGGCGAGCGCGAAGACGGCCGCGGTGAGCATCCGCACCGGGCGCACCCGCGGACCGCGACGGGAGCCGGAACCCATTGCTCCCGTACCGGGGGAGTCGGCAGAATTGCTCAACGTACCCTTGCTCTCCTTCGGCGCCACGGAAGCACTACGCTAACGGACGCCCGGGGGAGCACACAGAGTCGTCATGTTGGCCACTTGTACGCTGCCCGAGCCCGACCAGTTACCTGCGCGGCCACGCAGCGCATCGACAGGAGAGACCCTCGTGCCGAAGTCACGTATCCGCAAGAAGGCCGACTTCACGCCGCCGCCGGCGAAGCAGGCCGCGGCGATCAAGCTGAACAACCACGGCTGGGTCGCGCCGGTCATGCTGGCCATGTTCGTCATCGGCCTGGCCTGGATCGTCGTCTTCTATGTGACCGACGGCTCGCTGCCCATCGACGCGCTGGACAACTGGAACATCGTGGTCGGCTTCGGCTTCATCGCCGCCGGTTTTGGTGTCTCCACGCAGTGGAAGTGACGCGGCTCCCCTGAGTTATCCACAGGACCGAGGATTTCCACAGCACCCTGGGGAAAAGACTACGATCTGTGGATAACTCATCGGGCGTTGACGCCAGTACGACTGCCGTACCGGTGGTCACACACCCGTTCGCACCCAGGGCGACCTGCGAAAACACATCCGAGCGGTAACAGGCCCAGCTGATACCGCACCGTGTGCACAAGATCCGGCACCCGCTGTGGACAACGGTTCGGTATCAAGTGAGCTGGCCCGTCCTGACCAGGGTGAGAACCGCCACCACCACGAGCACCAGCGCACAGGTGCCGTACTGGATGAGCGCCCGGTGACGGCGCGGGGCGTGCACCATGGCGTAGCCGGTGACGACGCCCGCGACCAGGCCGCCGACGTGCGCCTGCCAGGCGATGTTGAAGCCCGGGGTGAAGGTGATGATGAGGTTGATCACCAGCAGGGCGAACAGCGGCCGCATGTCGTAGTTGAGCCGCCGCATCAGCACACCGGTGGCGCCGAAGAGGCCGAAGATCGCTCCGGAGGCGCCGAGCGAGGGCGCGTTCGGGGCGGCGAGCAGATAGGTGAGCGCGCTGCCCGCGAGACCGGAGACGGCGTACAGGGCGAGATAGCGGGCGCGGCCGAGCGCCGCCTCCAGGGGACCGCCGATCCACCACAGGCTGAGCATGTTGAACAGCAGATGCGTGAACCCGGCATGCAGGAACATCGCGGTCAGCAGCCGGTAGTACTGCCCCTGGGCGATGCCCTGCACCCCGGGGATCAGGGGCGTGTACGCCTGCCCGATCACCTCGAAGCGCTGGGTGAAGCTCTCGCCGACGGCCAGCTGCACCAGGAACAGGGCGATGTTGATCCCGATCAGCACCTTGGTGACCAGCCGGGGATCGGCCGTCATGGTGCCGCCGGCCATGGTGCGCGGGCGGGCCGCGGCCATGGTGCGTCCGGCGCCCCCGCCGCCCGGTGCGTGCGGGTGGGCGGGTCCACCCCCGTGGACGCACTCGGGGCACTGGAAGCCGACGGAGGCGCTGACCATGCACGCGGGGCAGATGGGGCGCTCACAGCGGGTGCAGCGCACCCCGGTCTCACGGTCCGGGTGCCGGTAGCACACGGGCACGCTCCGGGCGTCCGGCGCGCTGCTTGCGACGTGGTCCATGATCCCCTCGCTCTTTCTGGCACTCCCCCGGCACATACCCCGCCCCGCCCATCCTTACGGACGAGCGGGGCGTTTGGTTCCCCGTGGGGCGTCGTGTCAGCCCTCGCGGGTCTCGACGACGACCGACTCGATCACGACGTCCTGGGCCGGACGGTCGTTGCGACCGGTCTTCACGGCCGCGATCTCGTCCACGATCTTCTGGCCGGCCGGGTCGGTGACCTCGCCGAAGATGGTGTGCTTGCCGGTCAGCCAGGTGGTCGGCGCGACGGTGATGAAGAACTGCGAGCCGTTGGTGCCCGGACCGGCGTTGGCCATGGCCAGCAGGTAGGGCTTGTTGAAGGACAGGTCGGGGTGGAACTCGTCCTCGAACTTGTAACCCGGGCCGCCGATGCCGGAGCCCAGCGGGTCGCCGCCCTGGATCATGAAGCCGCTGATGACACGGTGGAAGATCGTGCCGTCGTACAGCGGGTCGTTGCTCTTCTTGCCGGACCCGGGGTGGGTCCACTCGCGCTCGCCCTTGGCCAGCTCGACAAAGTTCCTGACCGTCTTCGGCGCGTGGTTCGGGAACAGCCGGACCTCGATGTCGCCGTGGTTGGTCTTCAGGGTGGCGTAAAGCTGCTCAGCCACGATCTGCCTTCCGTCGTCCTATGTCGTCTTCCTGCGACCTCCGATCCTCGCATGGGTGGCCCCGCTCGGCGCCAGTCGGCCAACCGAAGGAGTTCGCGGCACCCAAATGCCCGTCCGCGCGCGCCGCGAGGACGGTCGGCAGGCATGATCCGTAAAAGGGTGGAAAGTCGAAATCCGTACGCCACCGAGGAGGAGGAAACCCGTGACCCGCATTGACAGCGTGCGCGCCGCGACCGGATCGGCGAAGGACAGCGTGCTGCACGCCGCGGAAGTGGTGGCGCCCTACGCCGACACGGCCAAGGAGCGTGCCGCCTTCTACGCGCAGGAGGCACGCGTACGGCTCGCGCCCGTGGTGTCGCAGGCCGCAGAGCAGGCCCGCGAGCAGTACCACGCCCAGCTGGCCCCGCGCCTGGAACAGGCCCGCCGCACCTATGTCCCGCCGAAGGTGGACCTCGCCGCACACGAGGCCGCCTGCCGCACCCGCAAGGCCGCCCGGCAGGCGGCCGACTACTCGCGCCCCCGGATCGAGCACGCGGTGGCCGTCGCCGGACCGGTGGCGGACGAGGCCGCGGCCCGGGGCGCGGCTGCCGTGGCCGCGCTGCGCGGCCAGGTCTCCGCGCGGGACATCCAGAAGCTCGCCCGGCGCAACGCGCGCCGGGGCCGGGCCGGCCGGGCCGCGAAGATGGTGGCGCTGGCGGCCGTGGTGGCGGGCGGCGCCTTCGCGGCATGGAAGTGGTGGGAGCGCCAGGCCAACCCCGAGTGGCTGGTGGAGCCGCCGGCCGCGACGGAGGTCCCCGAGCCGGGCGGCCTCGGTCCGGTGGACGGCAGCGACGAGGACCAGCCCTGATCATTCACCCGGGAACGGGCTCCCTTCCGGCGAAGGGGGCCCGTTTCACGTGAAACGTCCGTCGCCGCGGGTCGGTCGACGCCGCGGCCGGCCGGTCAGTCGATGCGCTGGCGGTCACGCAGCCGTACTCCTGGTCCGTGGACTCGCCCTTACCGGGCGCGCTCGATGTGCGACCTGGTCAGGGCGAACAGGATCAGCAGGTCCAGGGCCATGACGGGGATCGCCCACGCCGGGTAGTACGGCACGAACATGAACTGGGTGATCAGGCTGACGCCCGCCGCCACCACGCCGAGCCCGCGGCCCCAGCTCATGCCCGCGAGCAGACCGAAGCCCGCGACGACGAGCACCATGCCGATGACGAGGTGGATGACGCCCCAGGGCGTCAGGCCGAAGTTGTAGGCGTATCCGGTCGACGTGGTGAACAGCCTGTCGTTCGCGATGCCCGCCGCGCCCATGAGGATGCTGAGCGGCCCGCTGAGCATCAGCATGATCCCGGCTGCCAGGGAAGCGCTGTCGGCCGTACGACCGGCACCGGGCTCCCCGTGCCCGTGCTGCGTCTTGTCGGATGCCATCGCCATGGGCGCCGCCTTCCTGTACGGAACGGCCGGCGACGCACAGCGGCCGTGCGGAGCCAGCCACGCTCTCCCTGACAGGATCACCGCAATCCGCCCGCCCTGCGACCGGGGAGGGGGCCCCGCCCGACGGCGACCGCGACCGGGGCGGCGAGGCGAGGACACGCCGGTCGGGCGCGAGCGCCCCGGCCGAGGTGCCGCCGCTGGTGCCGGCGCCGATTCGGAGGGAGCCGGCGCGCCGCCCCCGGCGGCCGGTGTTCCGGGCCGGTGCGGCGGCACGCACGGACAGGGCGGCGAGAACGGCCGGGCGGAAAGCGGCGAACAGGGCCGCCAGCAGCGCCGTCAGCACGGCACCGACGCGGCCCCGCGGTCGTGCTCTCATCGCATCCGAAGAAAATCTCACGACCCCTTGCTAAGGGATGGCGCGCGTCTCCCCGCGGCCGACACCCCGTGCCACCCCCGCCGAGCCCCCCGGTCGGCGGAACCCGGCGGGCGCGGACCGGTCAGTTCCGGTACCGTGCGCGGCCCACGGCGGCGGCCACGGTCAGCGGGACGCTGAGGAGCGCGGCCGTCAGGAACATGCCCTGGTAGGCGTGGCGTTCCGCGGCCCCGGCGGCGAGGGCGCTGGCCAGGGCGCTGCCGACGTAGAGGGCCACGCCGAACATCGCGACGCCGGTGGCCCGGGCGGCCGGGGACAGGGCGGTGGCCCAGGACTGGATCGTGGAGTGCATGAAGGACCAGCCGCCGCCGAGCAGCAGCGCGCAGCCCACCAGCGCCGGCACCGACAGGCTGGCCGCGGCCAGGCCGAACGCCACCGCCATCTGCGCCCCGCCGACCACGATCAGCCGCACCGGCGTCCAGCGCCCCACCAGCCGCTTGACCATCTGCGCCGCCGACATCGACCCCACGCCGTACAGCGCGGACACCGCCCCGGCCAGCGTCGCCGAGGCGCCCCGGGCCTCCAGCGCGGGCGCGATGTACGTCAGGAAGCCCAGCAGGACGGCCCCTTCGAGCATCGCGACGGCCATGACGTACCACTGCCAGCGGGAGCTCAGCACCACCTTGAACGGGGCGAGCAGCGCGCCGGGCGCCGCGCGCGGCGGTTCCGGCAGCCGGCGCAGGGCGACGACCAGGTAGACGGCGATCACACCGGGGAGGGCGAAGACCAGCCGCCAGCCGACGTAGTGCGCGAGCGCCCCGGCGACGACGGTGGCCACGGCGGTGCCCAGCGCGAACGCGGTCATCAGCTCGCTCAGCGGGCGCTGGCGGACCGCGGCGGGCACGGTGTCCCCGACGTACGTGATGGACGCGGCGATGGACGCGGCGAAGCACGCGCCGGCCGCGACGCGCGCCACGATCAGCACCGTCGCGTCGGGCGCGAGCACCGACCCGAACGCGGCGACGGCGGCCCCGACCAGCGAGATCCGCATGACCCGCACCCGGCCCAGCCGGTCGCTCGCCAGGCCCCAGACCGGCTGCATCAGGCCGTAGGCGAGGAAGTAGCCGCTGGCCGCGAGCATCGCCGTGGTCAGCGGGACACCGAGCCGGTTGCCGATGAGCAGCAGCATCGGGGTGATGCAGAAGCGGTCGAAGTTGCTGACGAAGCCGGCCGTGCGCAGCAGGCGTAACGAGGCAGCGGGTATCGCCCGCGCGGCCGGGTCGCCATCGGCGCCGGGCGCGGGGCGCGTGGGGGTGCGGGGTGAATCGGCGGTCTCCATGGGGCTCCTTGTGCCGTGCCCGCCGGTGTGGTCGGGCACGATCCAGCTCACCACCGCGGCCGGCCGGGACGACGCCGTAGCCGATTACCCTTGCTCACAGCCTGGGAGCGGCGCGGGGAGGTGCGGGGGCGTGCACGGCAGCGGACCCGAGGGACCACGCCGGGAACTGGGCGCTTTCCTGCGCTCCCGCCGTGAGCGGCTGAAGCCCGCCGAGGTGGGGCTGCCCGGCTCGCCGCGGCGCCGTACGCCGGGGCTGCGGCGCGAGGAGGTCGCCGCGCTGGCCGGGGTCAGCCGGTCCTGGTACGCGTGGCTGGAGCAGGGCCGGGTCCGCACCTCGGAGCAGGTGCTGCGGTCCGTGGCCCGGGCGCTGCGGCTGAACGCGGACGAGACCGCGCACGTGCTGTCGTTCGTGGAGCACCCGGGGCCGGCCGAGCGGCCGCCCGGATGGGTGTCGCGGAACCTGCTGTCGCTGGTGGAGTCGCTGGCGCCGAACCCGGCCGCGGTGCTCGACCCGCACTGGGACCTGCTGGCCTGGAACGCGGGGTACACGGCGCTGCTCACCGATCTGGCGCGGCTGGCGCCCAAGCAGCGCAATCTGCTGTGGCTGGTGTTCCGCTGGCCGCCGAGCCGACAGCTGCTGGCCAGTTGGGAGCAGGAGGCGCGCAGTCTGCTCGGCCAGTTCCGGGCGAAGGCCGCCCGGCACCCGGAGGACGCCCGGTACGCGGAGATCACCGAGGAGCTGCTGGCCGATCCGGACGCGGCCCGCTGGTACGGCCGCCGGGAGACCTCGGCGTTCCACCCCGCCGTACGCCATTTCCGGCACCCGGAGGCCGGGGACCTCCGGCTGCGGTACGTGAAGCTCGCCGCGGTGGACGAGCCGGGCCACCACCTGCTGGCCTATCTGCCGGACGACCGGGCGACGCAGGACGCGCTGAAGACGCTCACCGGGTGAACCGGCGCCGCTCACCGTCCCCGGCGCACCGCGCGGGGCGGCGGGGACGGTGAGCGGGCGGGCGCGCAGGGTCAGGACGTGCCCCGCGTCAGGATGTGCGCATCGCCCTGGTCAGGACGTGAGCACCGCCTTCATCACCGATCCGTCGGCGACCGCGGCGAGTGCGTCGGCGTGGCGCTCCAGCGGGAACGGCGTCACCAGGCTCGCCAGGTCGAACCGGGCGGTGAGGGTCGGCAACAGGCGGACGTACTCGACGAGATGGGCGCCGGTGAACGCCCAGGAGCCGACGACGTCGAGCTGCCGGTGGACGATCTGGTGCGGGTTGATCAGGGTGTCTCCCGCGTCGGTGTACTGGCCGATGACCAGGTAACTGCCGCCCCGGCGGGCC comes from the Streptomyces sp. SUK 48 genome and includes:
- a CDS encoding aminodeoxychorismate/anthranilate synthase component II, with protein sequence MSARILVVDNYDSFVFNLVQYLYQLGAECEVLRNDEVSTAHAQDGFDGVLLSPGPGAPEQAGVCVDMVRHCAATGVPVFGVCLGMQSMQVAYGGVVDRAPELLHGKTSPVEHRGKGVFAGLPSPFIATRYHSLAAEPATVPAELEVTARTHDGIIMGLRHRELPVEGVQFHPESVLTEHGHRMLANWLAECGDQGAVARSAGLAPVVGRATA
- a CDS encoding class E sortase codes for the protein MRLIVRTLSELCVTAGTLIVLFVAYVLFWTGVRADGAMDDQIDQLHRQWSTGSVPAATATAAPADPAAAPPPPAPYHYGRPFAIMYIPRLGSTWNKPVLEGTGRDVLAKGLAHYGGTARLGQVGNFAVAGHRRTYGDPLKDFPRLRPGDAVVLTDGTTWFTYRIDKGPYKTVPTDIGVIDPVPEKSGYPRPGRYLTLTTCDPEWGHSHRLIVWAHLDSTRPVESGEPDALRR
- a CDS encoding DUF881 domain-containing protein, coding for MSNSADSPGTGAMGSGSRRGPRVRPVRMLTAAVFALAGLIFFTSFDTAKGTDIRQDGSLLKLSDLIQQRSRKNKDLDESNASLRDGVESLAKSDGGSTKAQDRRLTGLEKSAGTQELTGKAVTVTLNDAPPNATAKLPGYPPPQPDYLVIHQQDLQAVVNALWQGGAKGIKVMDQRLISTSAVRCVGNTLILQGRVYSPPYKITAIGDPGRLQQSLADSKAIQTYMVYVNVYGLGWKVTDDGTVTLPGYSGTVDLHYAKPVQ
- the crgA gene encoding cell division protein CrgA gives rise to the protein MPKSRIRKKADFTPPPAKQAAAIKLNNHGWVAPVMLAMFVIGLAWIVVFYVTDGSLPIDALDNWNIVVGFGFIAAGFGVSTQWK
- a CDS encoding rhomboid family intramembrane serine protease yields the protein MDHVASSAPDARSVPVCYRHPDRETGVRCTRCERPICPACMVSASVGFQCPECVHGGGPAHPHAPGGGGAGRTMAAARPRTMAGGTMTADPRLVTKVLIGINIALFLVQLAVGESFTQRFEVIGQAYTPLIPGVQGIAQGQYYRLLTAMFLHAGFTHLLFNMLSLWWIGGPLEAALGRARYLALYAVSGLAGSALTYLLAAPNAPSLGASGAIFGLFGATGVLMRRLNYDMRPLFALLVINLIITFTPGFNIAWQAHVGGLVAGVVTGYAMVHAPRRHRALIQYGTCALVLVVVAVLTLVRTGQLT
- a CDS encoding peptidylprolyl isomerase, giving the protein MAEQLYATLKTNHGDIEVRLFPNHAPKTVRNFVELAKGEREWTHPGSGKKSNDPLYDGTIFHRVISGFMIQGGDPLGSGIGGPGYKFEDEFHPDLSFNKPYLLAMANAGPGTNGSQFFITVAPTTWLTGKHTIFGEVTDPAGQKIVDEIAAVKTGRNDRPAQDVVIESVVVETREG
- a CDS encoding DUF5324 family protein — translated: MTRIDSVRAATGSAKDSVLHAAEVVAPYADTAKERAAFYAQEARVRLAPVVSQAAEQAREQYHAQLAPRLEQARRTYVPPKVDLAAHEAACRTRKAARQAADYSRPRIEHAVAVAGPVADEAAARGAAAVAALRGQVSARDIQKLARRNARRGRAGRAAKMVALAAVVAGGAFAAWKWWERQANPEWLVEPPAATEVPEPGGLGPVDGSDEDQP
- a CDS encoding MFS transporter, with product METADSPRTPTRPAPGADGDPAARAIPAASLRLLRTAGFVSNFDRFCITPMLLLIGNRLGVPLTTAMLAASGYFLAYGLMQPVWGLASDRLGRVRVMRISLVGAAVAAFGSVLAPDATVLIVARVAAGACFAASIAASITYVGDTVPAAVRQRPLSELMTAFALGTAVATVVAGALAHYVGWRLVFALPGVIAVYLVVALRRLPEPPRAAPGALLAPFKVVLSSRWQWYVMAVAMLEGAVLLGFLTYIAPALEARGASATLAGAVSALYGVGSMSAAQMVKRLVGRWTPVRLIVVGGAQMAVAFGLAAASLSVPALVGCALLLGGGWSFMHSTIQSWATALSPAARATGVAMFGVALYVGSALASALAAGAAERHAYQGMFLTAALLSVPLTVAAAVGRARYRN
- a CDS encoding helix-turn-helix transcriptional regulator produces the protein MHGSGPEGPRRELGAFLRSRRERLKPAEVGLPGSPRRRTPGLRREEVAALAGVSRSWYAWLEQGRVRTSEQVLRSVARALRLNADETAHVLSFVEHPGPAERPPGWVSRNLLSLVESLAPNPAAVLDPHWDLLAWNAGYTALLTDLARLAPKQRNLLWLVFRWPPSRQLLASWEQEARSLLGQFRAKAARHPEDARYAEITEELLADPDAARWYGRRETSAFHPAVRHFRHPEAGDLRLRYVKLAAVDEPGHHLLAYLPDDRATQDALKTLTG